CGTTTCCGGTCGGCAGAATATCCCGTATAAATGCTGAGGGGAAATACGCGATGGAATCAAATGTCGCCCCCATATCATCCGACCGAAAAATTGTATTTAAAGTGGTCACATAAATTATCGAATCCTTATCAATGGCAGAGTTTAACAGAGACCCGTTGTACAACCATTTTGTGTCCCAGTTTATCCCCCGGTTACCTGAGATGTATATCTTGCCCTCTCTGGTGGGCATCACGATAATGCCCGGATCAAGGAACGAGGCAGCCGAAGGCGCATGGTTGAACTGTTCGGTCCTCATTGCCCAAGGTTGTGCAACATCTTCACCTGATACCACAAAAGATATTCCCAGACCTGCAGCATACAACCTGTTATGCACTAATTTGATATCTGTGTATTTCAGGAGTGCTTCGGGCCGGTTTCCAAAACTCCAGGTAAGCCCAAAGTCTTTTGTAATAATCAATCCGGGTTCATCTTTTATTGTGGTGACAGCAGTTGTTTCATTGATGAATTGAATATTATCCGGTTTTCCCCGGAGAAAATCAGAGTCAAAATCTCTTAGTCTCCAAGTCGAACCTCTGTCTGTTGAAATGGCGATCTGAGGTGCCTGATATGTCGACACAGGGGGTACAAAAATCTCTCTGACTCCACCGACTATAATAATGCTGTCATTGATCTGACCGGCAGTGTTTGCGCTCAACATTCCCGGCGGGTTAACGATGATCGAAAAGGTGCTTCCGGCATTTGTGGTACGAAAAATGTGCCCGCCAAAAATCCAACCCGATTGTGTATTTTCGAAGTGGAAGTTGTTTACAGGATTGATAAGCGAATCCATAATTTCCCAGGAAGTTCCTCCGTCACCGGTCTTTATCATCATCTGTTTTGTTGCGACACCACTGTTATATGATACAGAAGCATATCCGGTCAAAGGATTAATAAATTGAAACTTATGAATTCTGAAGTAACGCTGCGGTATCTGAACAGTCGTCCATGATGATCCACCATTGGTCGATTTTAGAAGTGTAAGCAAATCAGACTTCAACACAAAAATATTATTCTGATCGGCGATTGCTGCATAGGCAGGTGAATTGGCAGGGATTCCGTAACTTTTTGTCCATTCTCTTCCCCCGTCACTGCTTTTGATCACAAATGATGAATCACCTGAATAAACCGCCGTTATGTTAAGTGTATCAGTCATATGGAAACAATGGATCGTGCCGGAAAAAGGGTGTATCTTCACCTGAGTCCACTGAGCGTATGAACAAAAATTTAATACCAGTATAATAATCTTTAAATACTTCATAATAATATTCCCTTTTAGATTCAGAAAAATACAAAAAAATGTAATACACAAGCAATCGTTATTTTTTGTTTTTCGAAAATGAATGTTGGAGCAA
This Bacteroidota bacterium DNA region includes the following protein-coding sequences:
- a CDS encoding T9SS type A sorting domain-containing protein, with product MTDTLNITAVYSGDSSFVIKSSDGGREWTKSYGIPANSPAYAAIADQNNIFVLKSDLLTLLKSTNGGSSWTTVQIPQRYFRIHKFQFINPLTGYASVSYNSGVATKQMMIKTGDGGTSWEIMDSLINPVNNFHFENTQSGWIFGGHIFRTTNAGSTFSIIVNPPGMLSANTAGQINDSIIIVGGVREIFVPPVSTYQAPQIAISTDRGSTWRLRDFDSDFLRGKPDNIQFINETTAVTTIKDEPGLIITKDFGLTWSFGNRPEALLKYTDIKLVHNRLYAAGLGISFVVSGEDVAQPWAMRTEQFNHAPSAASFLDPGIIVMPTREGKIYISGNRGINWDTKWLYNGSLLNSAIDKDSIIYVTTLNTIFRSDDMGATFDSIAYFPSAFIRDILPTGNGHIWISSGKTLNMSSDHGHTWTTKLSSSEIFKELEFFEHGTGYTCNGKLLKTTDFGNTWNEVVLSPLNITDIEFYDSENGYAIVDNNYLYRTQNGGISFEQVFVPGVSNLYKIHCSDSLNHFLSANRFYSTEDGGKWWRVNEFVTQSTPPEIDFMKMYNRFEGIAVTRYGSIWKTSNRGNTPVELSAFTATQSGNKVALQWITETETNNMGFEIERRYKHGDWKTIAFSKGSGTSTRKIFYGYDDYEAKAPAILYYRLKQIDYDGRFSYSSEVEVILGEVPENYSINQNYPNPFNPNTKVSFSLPEENEVVIRVYNAMGELVKEIDRGVLSHGYYEQDFEMGNESSGMYFCQVLCTNTISGRTKSLTVKMVLMK